A region of Phytohabitans rumicis DNA encodes the following proteins:
- a CDS encoding epoxide hydrolase family protein, which produces MNPQSTDTSVTPFRIDVPQEAVDDLRDRIAATRWPAEPYGGGWSRGVPGGYLRELAEHWRTGYDWRAAEAELNQFPQFTTHVDGVTMHFLHVRSPEPDALPLVLAHGWPGSIAEFVKVIKPLTDPRACGGDPADAFHLVVPSLPGFAYTGPLRETGWNVTRMTRAVAEVMRRLGYDRYGAQGGDFGSAVALELGFVDPEHIVGAHINMLMTGPADPAELAELDEADQARMARLARFNEELSGYQKVQITRPQTMAYALTDSPVGQLAWVVDLFKEWSDCADSPEEALDRDQMLTNVSLYWFTATAGSSAQIYREEAATLPVSDVLARPVANPVPLGVAVFGRDVVLPVRRFADREFPNIQQWTEYDRGGHFPAMERPDVLVDDVRAFFRRELTPAAEAGR; this is translated from the coding sequence ATGAATCCACAGTCGACAGACACGTCCGTCACGCCGTTCCGGATCGACGTGCCGCAGGAGGCCGTCGACGACCTGCGCGACCGGATCGCGGCGACCCGCTGGCCGGCCGAGCCGTACGGCGGCGGCTGGAGCCGCGGCGTGCCGGGCGGATACCTGCGGGAGCTGGCCGAGCACTGGCGCACCGGCTACGACTGGCGCGCCGCGGAGGCGGAGCTGAACCAGTTTCCGCAGTTCACCACGCACGTTGACGGCGTCACCATGCACTTCCTGCACGTCCGGTCGCCGGAGCCGGACGCGTTGCCGCTGGTGCTGGCGCACGGGTGGCCGGGGTCGATCGCGGAGTTCGTCAAGGTGATCAAGCCGCTGACCGATCCGCGGGCGTGCGGCGGCGACCCGGCCGACGCGTTCCACCTGGTCGTCCCGTCGCTGCCCGGGTTCGCGTACACCGGCCCGCTGCGCGAGACGGGCTGGAACGTCACCCGGATGACGCGGGCGGTGGCCGAGGTGATGCGCCGGCTCGGCTACGACCGGTACGGCGCGCAGGGCGGCGACTTCGGCTCGGCGGTGGCCCTCGAGCTCGGCTTCGTCGACCCCGAGCACATCGTCGGCGCGCACATCAACATGCTGATGACCGGGCCCGCCGACCCGGCGGAGCTGGCCGAGCTGGACGAGGCCGACCAGGCGCGGATGGCCCGGCTGGCGCGCTTCAACGAGGAGCTGTCCGGCTACCAGAAGGTCCAGATCACCCGGCCGCAGACGATGGCGTACGCGCTGACCGACTCGCCGGTCGGCCAGCTGGCCTGGGTCGTGGATCTGTTCAAGGAGTGGAGCGACTGCGCCGACTCGCCCGAGGAGGCGCTGGACCGCGACCAGATGCTCACCAACGTGAGCCTGTACTGGTTCACCGCGACCGCCGGCTCCTCGGCCCAGATCTACCGGGAGGAAGCCGCGACGCTGCCGGTCAGCGACGTGCTCGCCCGCCCGGTCGCCAACCCGGTGCCGCTGGGCGTCGCGGTGTTCGGCCGCGACGTGGTGCTGCCGGTACGCCGCTTCGCCGACCGCGAGTTCCCGAACATCCAGCAGTGGACCGAGTACGACCGCGGCGGCCACTTCCCCGCGATGGAGCGGCCCGACGTGCTGGTCGACGACGTGCGCGCGTTCTTCCGGCGGGAGCTGACCCCGGCCGCCGAGGCGGGGAGGTGA
- a CDS encoding aminotransferase family protein translates to MTTVNETPAVTRSAAELEELDRRVLLHPHQNGAQHERRTMVRGSGCLVWDARGVELLDVMGGGNWVAQVGHGRTELAEAAARQMGTLEYFTGFDIFANDQSLMLAERLVALAPDGLDRVFFTNGGSEGVETAIKFARLYHHHRGEPDRTWVISRHFAYHGTTYGSGTATGFPGMHQGIGLGLPHVAKVSPAHPYRAPDLAPGRDLTDFLLDELAGTIDQIGAGNIAAMIGEPVMGGAGILIPPADYWPRVRELLARHGILLIADEVVTGFGRTGAWFDSAVRGMRADIAVVAKGLTSGYAPLGAVLVRDEIGETVAGGDAYLFHGHTYSGHATACAVALANLDLVDREQLVGRSATVGEWFGAALAPLGDRPHVGEVRIAGATVGIELVADRGTREPLMAGAVARELRDVHRVVARDYGNTLVMAPPLVISQPQVTRAAEAVAEVISRLGAGGELAGRSR, encoded by the coding sequence ATGACCACCGTCAACGAGACGCCGGCCGTGACCCGGTCCGCCGCCGAGCTGGAGGAGCTCGACCGGCGGGTGTTGCTGCACCCCCATCAGAACGGGGCGCAGCACGAACGCAGGACGATGGTGCGTGGCTCCGGCTGCCTGGTATGGGACGCGCGTGGCGTCGAGCTGCTGGACGTGATGGGCGGCGGCAACTGGGTCGCCCAGGTGGGCCACGGCCGTACCGAGCTGGCCGAGGCCGCGGCCCGGCAGATGGGCACGCTGGAGTACTTCACCGGCTTCGACATCTTCGCCAACGACCAGTCCCTCATGCTCGCCGAGCGCCTGGTCGCGCTGGCGCCGGACGGGCTGGATCGGGTGTTCTTCACCAACGGCGGCTCGGAGGGCGTGGAGACCGCCATCAAGTTCGCCCGGCTCTACCATCACCACCGCGGCGAACCCGACCGGACCTGGGTCATCTCCCGGCACTTCGCCTACCACGGCACCACGTACGGCAGCGGCACCGCCACCGGCTTTCCCGGCATGCACCAGGGGATCGGCCTGGGGCTGCCGCACGTGGCCAAGGTGTCGCCGGCCCACCCCTACCGGGCGCCGGATCTGGCTCCCGGCCGGGACCTCACGGACTTCCTGCTGGACGAGTTGGCCGGCACCATCGACCAGATCGGGGCCGGCAACATCGCCGCGATGATCGGCGAGCCGGTGATGGGCGGCGCGGGAATCCTCATCCCACCGGCGGACTACTGGCCGCGAGTGCGCGAGCTGTTGGCCCGCCACGGCATCCTGCTGATCGCCGACGAGGTGGTGACCGGCTTCGGCCGTACCGGCGCCTGGTTCGACTCCGCCGTGCGCGGCATGCGCGCCGACATCGCCGTCGTGGCCAAGGGCCTGACCAGCGGGTACGCCCCGTTGGGCGCGGTGCTGGTGCGCGACGAGATCGGGGAGACCGTCGCCGGTGGGGACGCCTACCTCTTCCACGGGCACACGTACTCGGGCCACGCCACCGCGTGCGCGGTCGCGCTGGCCAACCTCGACCTCGTGGACCGCGAGCAGTTGGTGGGCCGGTCCGCGACGGTGGGGGAGTGGTTCGGCGCCGCGCTGGCGCCGCTGGGCGACCGGCCCCACGTCGGTGAGGTGCGGATCGCCGGGGCGACCGTGGGCATCGAACTGGTCGCCGACCGCGGCACCCGGGAGCCGCTGATGGCCGGCGCGGTGGCCCGCGAGCTGCGCGACGTGCACCGGGTGGTGGCGCGCGACTACGGCAACACGCTCGTGATGGCCCCGCCGCTGGTCATCTCGCAGCCGCAGGTCACCCGGGCCGCCGAGGCGGTGGCCGAGGTGATCTCCCGGCTCGGGGCCGGTGGCGAACTCGCCGGGAGGTCGAGATGA
- a CDS encoding cyclase family protein, whose protein sequence is MSVLVELSHVVRHGMTTYPGLPGPYIEDHLSRTASRERYAPGTEFQIGRITLVANTGTYLDTPFHRYAGGDDLARVSLSRLVDVPGVLVDAVDADPPGISAKWFADLDVTGRAVLVRTGWDRHWDTPAYGAAGHPFLRADAVDWLVARQPAVVGIDSVNIDDMADLTRPAHTGLLAAGIPILEHMCGLDRLPPAGFRLHAAPVAVAGMGTFPVRAYALVGA, encoded by the coding sequence ATGAGCGTCCTGGTCGAGCTCTCCCACGTGGTCCGGCACGGGATGACGACGTACCCCGGCCTGCCCGGCCCGTACATCGAGGACCACCTGTCCCGTACGGCGTCGCGCGAGCGGTACGCGCCGGGCACCGAGTTCCAGATCGGCCGGATCACCCTGGTGGCCAACACCGGCACGTACCTGGACACCCCCTTTCACCGGTACGCCGGCGGCGACGACCTTGCCCGGGTGTCGCTGTCCCGGCTGGTCGACGTGCCGGGCGTCCTGGTCGACGCCGTCGACGCGGACCCGCCCGGGATCTCCGCGAAGTGGTTCGCCGACCTGGATGTCACCGGCCGGGCGGTGCTCGTGCGCACCGGGTGGGACCGGCACTGGGACACCCCGGCGTACGGCGCGGCCGGGCACCCGTTCCTCCGCGCGGACGCGGTCGACTGGCTGGTCGCGCGGCAGCCGGCCGTGGTGGGCATCGACTCGGTCAACATCGACGACATGGCCGACCTGACCCGCCCGGCGCACACCGGCCTGCTGGCCGCCGGCATCCCGATCCTGGAGCACATGTGCGGGCTGGATCGCTTGCCACCGGCGGGTTTCCGGCTGCACGCCGCGCCGGTCGCGGTCGCCGGGATGGGCACCTTCCCGGTCCGAGCGTACGCGCTGGTCGGCGCCTAA
- a CDS encoding response regulator transcription factor, producing the protein MDSSLDVVGDAISVAILVHNEVLGRGIEAILDGVPDVKMVYRCGSPEEYAELLGIGGADCLVVAVPAAPWLAAGRPGRVIVLVDEASTAELVRYASIPADGYVSQQHLSAELLVDTLRRSRRGELPMPPALTQALLAQADDPGLGAHGCTVSLTVRETEALTLLVEGLSNKQIARRLAISSHGAKRLVASIMLKLHSPNRTTAAINAIRAGLVDAR; encoded by the coding sequence GTGGACAGCAGCCTGGACGTGGTCGGTGACGCGATCAGCGTCGCCATCCTGGTGCACAACGAGGTGCTCGGCCGGGGCATCGAGGCGATCCTGGACGGCGTGCCGGACGTGAAGATGGTGTACCGCTGCGGCTCCCCGGAGGAGTACGCGGAGTTGCTGGGCATCGGCGGCGCCGACTGCCTCGTCGTCGCCGTCCCGGCGGCGCCCTGGCTGGCGGCGGGCCGTCCGGGGCGGGTCATCGTCCTGGTCGACGAGGCGTCCACGGCCGAACTGGTGCGCTACGCGTCGATCCCCGCCGACGGGTACGTCTCGCAGCAGCACCTGAGCGCGGAGCTGCTGGTCGACACGCTGCGCCGCAGCCGGCGCGGCGAGCTGCCGATGCCGCCCGCGCTGACCCAGGCCCTGCTCGCCCAGGCCGACGATCCGGGCCTCGGCGCCCACGGCTGCACGGTCAGCCTGACCGTCCGGGAGACCGAGGCGCTCACCCTGCTGGTCGAAGGGCTCAGCAACAAGCAGATCGCCCGCCGGCTCGCCATCTCCAGCCACGGCGCCAAGCGCCTGGTCGCCAGCATCATGCTCAAGCTGCACTCGCCGAACCGGACGACCGCCGCCATCAACGCCATCCGCGCCGGCCTGGTGGACGCCCGCTAG
- a CDS encoding ABC transporter ATP-binding protein, whose amino-acid sequence MINVLAGCRQLLHTAWRMDRARTVFSIILMVCGAVAAPLLAVGLGWMTDAVVGGRWREAAWNGALVAVLGIVSLTFSHFAHILYFELSELAEIDFDKQLIALSNGTVGIAHHERAEQADSLTVLQHESRRFRTGLEALLNGMGLALAMVLTAVLLARLHPLLLLLPLAAIPPLFTGRVAEGRLDAAKTKTAEPVRLALNLFGLATSSRHAGEVRVFRLEDELRRRRAELWEQATGGLHRAQLAAAGIRVAGQLVFAAAYVGGVLLILRDAANGRHSVGDVVLAVALAAQVNQQVTLAVALMQDLQRMASAYRRMDHIRAAVGAPGLAEQPPPDRLREGIVLSGVAFSYPASEATALRDVDLTLPAGSIVAFVGENGAGKTTLVKLLCGFYQPTGGRVLVDGVDLRALPMPAWRQRIAAGFQDFVRYEFLVQQAVGVGDLARIDDAGAVRAALDRARSADVLDHLPDGLRSQLGKSHADGAELSGGQWQKIALGRALMRDTPLLLVLDEPTSALDPQAEHALFERYAEQARRVGETTGAITVLVSHRFSTVRMADQIVVVRDGRVAEVGSHAELVRRGGQYAELYALQAQAYR is encoded by the coding sequence GTGATCAACGTGCTCGCCGGGTGCCGGCAGCTGCTGCACACCGCGTGGCGGATGGACCGCGCCCGGACGGTCTTCTCGATCATCCTCATGGTCTGCGGCGCGGTCGCCGCCCCGCTGCTGGCCGTCGGCCTCGGGTGGATGACCGACGCGGTCGTGGGCGGCCGGTGGCGGGAGGCCGCCTGGAACGGCGCGCTCGTCGCCGTGCTGGGCATCGTGTCGCTCACCTTCAGCCACTTCGCGCACATCCTCTACTTCGAACTGTCCGAACTGGCCGAGATCGACTTCGACAAGCAGCTGATCGCCCTCTCCAACGGGACCGTGGGCATCGCGCACCACGAGCGGGCCGAGCAGGCCGACTCGCTGACCGTCCTGCAGCACGAGAGCCGGCGGTTCCGCACCGGGCTGGAGGCGCTGCTCAACGGGATGGGCCTGGCCCTCGCCATGGTGCTCACCGCCGTGCTGCTGGCCCGGCTGCACCCGCTGCTCCTGCTGCTGCCGCTCGCCGCGATCCCGCCGCTGTTCACCGGCCGCGTCGCCGAGGGGCGCCTCGACGCCGCCAAGACCAAGACCGCCGAGCCGGTCCGCCTGGCGCTGAACCTCTTCGGGCTGGCCACCTCGTCCCGCCACGCCGGGGAGGTCCGGGTCTTCCGGCTGGAGGACGAGCTGCGCCGCCGGCGGGCCGAGCTGTGGGAGCAGGCCACCGGCGGGCTGCATCGCGCGCAGCTGGCCGCGGCCGGGATCCGGGTCGCCGGCCAGCTGGTCTTCGCGGCCGCGTACGTCGGTGGGGTGCTCCTGATCCTGCGGGACGCGGCGAACGGCCGGCACAGCGTCGGCGACGTGGTCCTGGCCGTCGCCCTGGCCGCCCAGGTCAACCAGCAGGTCACGTTGGCGGTCGCGCTGATGCAGGACCTGCAGCGGATGGCCAGCGCATACCGCCGGATGGACCACATCCGAGCCGCGGTGGGCGCGCCGGGCCTCGCCGAGCAGCCGCCGCCGGACCGGCTGCGCGAGGGAATCGTCCTTTCCGGCGTCGCCTTCAGCTATCCGGCCAGCGAGGCCACCGCGCTCCGCGACGTCGACCTCACCCTCCCGGCCGGCTCCATCGTGGCGTTCGTCGGCGAAAACGGGGCCGGCAAGACCACCCTGGTCAAGCTGCTGTGCGGGTTCTACCAGCCGACCGGCGGCCGGGTGCTCGTCGACGGTGTCGACCTGCGCGCGCTGCCGATGCCGGCCTGGCGGCAGCGGATCGCGGCCGGATTCCAGGACTTCGTCCGGTACGAGTTCCTGGTCCAGCAGGCGGTGGGAGTCGGCGACCTGGCGCGGATCGACGACGCCGGCGCGGTGCGGGCGGCCCTGGACCGCGCCCGCTCCGCCGACGTGCTCGACCACCTTCCAGACGGCCTGCGGAGCCAGCTGGGCAAGAGCCACGCCGACGGGGCGGAGCTGTCCGGCGGCCAGTGGCAGAAGATCGCGCTGGGCCGCGCGCTGATGCGCGACACCCCGCTGCTGCTGGTGCTGGACGAGCCGACGTCCGCGCTGGACCCGCAGGCCGAGCACGCCCTTTTCGAGCGGTACGCCGAGCAGGCCCGCCGGGTGGGCGAGACGACCGGCGCGATCACGGTCCTGGTGTCGCACCGGTTCTCGACCGTGCGGATGGCGGACCAGATCGTCGTCGTGCGGGACGGGCGGGTCGCCGAGGTGGGCAGCCACGCGGAGTTGGTGCGCCGCGGCGGGCAGTACGCCGAGCTGTACGCCCTGCAGGCCCAGGCGTACCGGTAA
- a CDS encoding ABC transporter ATP-binding protein, protein MTWVKTALAGFASRWSIVRMLPRAGLGLVAGLAAINVLLGVLPVVFVVATSVVLGQVPDAVTGGPRSSAWREMLVMFGVAAAAFVGQQVVAPFQGALGELMARRVDGQMFDDLMAAALRSRGIAPLEDQQALHDLRIAVDDVQYGFQSPGQACAGLLALGARYVQLIGYGLVIAVAFAWWAALALVLVVLLFRYGQRNGIREYARLRVALDGPERTIDYLRDLGIQPAAGKEIRIFGLAGWLASTLERAYRDWLAPLWVERRRLYLWPFFRYAVVGLLLCGLVFAVTGATAADELTLTGFALVMQAGLGALRLSEFYPEVDNQIAIGMTAYESVQSFAARVDAYPAEVRDGASGHNGPAGTGAVPDPVSTIHFDRVSFAYPQRDRLIFDGFDLTIPVGRCTAIVGLNGAGKTTLVKLLARLYEPTGGAIRVDGVDIRTYPVADWRGKLGVIFQDFARYEISAAANIGYGAVGEAADQAGIRAAAAAANIADDLERLPRGLDTPLTKQAAGGTDLSGGQWQRVALARAVFALRHGSPVVVLDEPTASLDVRAEARFFDEFAELTQGATTLLISHRFSTVRRADLIVVLDEGKVAEQGSHEELMAHAGRYAELFRLQADRFSDVDQTEGVAT, encoded by the coding sequence ATGACCTGGGTGAAGACCGCGCTCGCGGGATTCGCCAGCAGGTGGAGCATCGTCCGGATGCTGCCGCGCGCCGGCCTCGGCCTCGTCGCCGGCCTCGCGGCGATCAACGTACTGCTGGGTGTCCTGCCGGTGGTGTTCGTGGTCGCCACCAGCGTGGTGCTCGGGCAGGTGCCGGACGCGGTCACCGGTGGGCCGCGGTCTTCGGCCTGGCGGGAGATGCTCGTCATGTTCGGGGTGGCCGCGGCGGCGTTCGTCGGCCAGCAGGTCGTCGCGCCGTTCCAAGGCGCCCTCGGCGAGCTGATGGCCCGCCGGGTGGACGGGCAGATGTTCGACGACCTGATGGCCGCCGCCCTGCGCTCGCGGGGGATCGCCCCGCTGGAGGACCAGCAGGCGCTGCACGACCTGCGGATCGCCGTCGACGATGTGCAGTACGGCTTCCAGAGCCCCGGGCAGGCATGCGCCGGGCTGCTGGCGCTCGGCGCCCGATACGTGCAGCTGATCGGCTACGGGCTGGTCATCGCCGTGGCGTTCGCCTGGTGGGCGGCGCTCGCGCTGGTCCTCGTGGTCCTGCTGTTCCGGTACGGCCAGCGCAACGGCATCCGCGAGTACGCGCGGCTGCGGGTCGCTCTCGACGGACCCGAACGCACGATCGACTACCTGCGCGACCTGGGCATCCAGCCGGCCGCCGGCAAGGAGATCCGGATCTTCGGGCTGGCCGGCTGGCTCGCGTCGACGCTCGAACGGGCGTACCGGGACTGGCTGGCCCCGCTGTGGGTGGAGCGCCGGCGCCTCTATCTGTGGCCGTTCTTCCGGTACGCGGTGGTCGGGCTGCTGCTGTGCGGCCTCGTCTTCGCCGTCACCGGGGCCACCGCGGCCGACGAGCTCACCCTCACCGGCTTCGCGCTGGTCATGCAGGCCGGTCTCGGGGCGCTGCGGCTCTCCGAGTTCTACCCCGAGGTGGACAACCAGATCGCGATCGGGATGACCGCGTACGAGTCGGTCCAGAGCTTCGCGGCGCGGGTCGACGCGTACCCGGCCGAGGTGCGCGACGGCGCGTCGGGGCACAACGGTCCCGCCGGCACGGGCGCGGTGCCCGACCCGGTCTCCACGATCCACTTCGACCGGGTGTCCTTCGCCTACCCGCAGCGCGACCGGCTGATCTTCGACGGATTCGACCTCACGATCCCGGTGGGGCGCTGCACCGCGATCGTCGGCCTGAACGGAGCCGGCAAGACCACGCTGGTCAAGCTGCTGGCGAGGCTGTACGAGCCGACCGGCGGCGCGATCCGGGTCGACGGCGTCGACATCCGCACGTACCCGGTCGCGGACTGGCGCGGCAAGCTCGGCGTGATCTTCCAGGACTTCGCCCGCTACGAGATCTCCGCCGCGGCCAACATCGGCTACGGCGCGGTCGGCGAGGCCGCCGACCAGGCCGGGATCCGGGCCGCGGCCGCCGCCGCCAACATCGCCGACGATCTGGAACGGCTACCGCGTGGCCTGGACACGCCGCTGACCAAGCAGGCGGCCGGCGGCACCGACCTGTCCGGCGGCCAGTGGCAGCGGGTCGCCCTGGCCCGGGCCGTGTTCGCGCTGCGGCACGGTTCGCCCGTCGTCGTACTGGACGAGCCGACCGCGAGCCTCGACGTGCGTGCCGAGGCGCGCTTCTTCGACGAGTTCGCCGAGCTGACCCAGGGCGCCACCACGCTGCTGATCTCCCACCGGTTCTCCACGGTGCGGCGGGCCGACCTCATCGTCGTGCTCGACGAGGGCAAGGTCGCCGAGCAGGGCAGCCACGAGGAGCTGATGGCACACGCCGGGCGATACGCGGAGCTGTTCCGGCTGCAAGCGGACCGGTTCAGCGACGTCGACCAGACCGAGGGAGTGGCGACGTGA
- a CDS encoding glycosyltransferase — MGNSLRCSVIIPTYNRADLLAYTLESLARQSLRTDQFEVLIGDDGSTDDTASVVDRYRDRIDVKRFFHEHDGFGAARSRNECIRQAAGDICVMLDSGVLAHSGCLAAHVASNDASPGPLAVIGYVYGFALRDDDAREIDQVIDPWDADATIERMTAKQLYPDVRDEFYERYDDDFADLPAPWVMYWSCNVSARTAQVREVGMFDEHFRTWGGEDLDLAYRLHCAGARFVVNRAASGVHHPHPKDFAQALDTALVNYQYMIKKYRSPIMPLLLAMPTINPFNINDVIPVLDLPPDAGLADRPRAAS; from the coding sequence ATGGGCAACTCGCTGCGATGCAGCGTGATTATTCCGACGTACAACCGAGCCGATCTCTTGGCGTACACGTTGGAGTCGCTGGCGCGGCAAAGCCTGCGTACCGACCAATTCGAGGTCCTGATCGGCGATGACGGTTCCACCGACGACACCGCTTCCGTCGTCGACCGCTACCGGGATCGTATTGACGTCAAGCGTTTCTTCCACGAGCATGACGGCTTTGGTGCCGCCCGGTCCCGCAACGAGTGCATCAGGCAGGCGGCCGGCGACATCTGCGTCATGCTCGATTCCGGGGTGCTGGCGCACTCCGGGTGCCTGGCCGCCCACGTGGCCAGCAACGACGCCTCACCGGGCCCGCTCGCGGTGATCGGCTATGTCTACGGGTTCGCCCTCCGCGACGACGACGCCCGCGAGATCGATCAGGTCATCGATCCGTGGGACGCCGACGCCACCATCGAGCGGATGACGGCCAAGCAGCTCTACCCCGACGTCCGCGACGAGTTCTACGAGCGGTACGACGACGACTTCGCCGACCTGCCGGCCCCCTGGGTGATGTATTGGTCGTGCAACGTCTCGGCCCGCACCGCCCAGGTGCGCGAGGTCGGCATGTTCGACGAACACTTCCGCACCTGGGGTGGCGAGGACCTCGACCTGGCGTACCGGTTGCACTGCGCGGGCGCCCGATTCGTGGTCAACCGGGCCGCCAGCGGCGTGCACCACCCGCACCCGAAGGACTTCGCGCAGGCGCTCGACACCGCGCTGGTCAACTACCAATACATGATCAAGAAATACCGTTCCCCGATCATGCCGTTGTTGCTGGCCATGCCGACGATCAACCCATTCAATATCAACGACGTCATTCCGGTGCTCGACCTTCCGCCGGACGCCGGCCTGGCGGACCGGCCGCGGGCCGCGTCATGA
- a CDS encoding MFS transporter, with product MGLPSIQRDFGLSATDTQWIVSAALLAWGGLLLLGGRTADYFGRRRVFMLGLALFLVTSLLSGLAWNGGVLIAMRALHGVSAALMYPTALSILANTFTEGRPRNRALAFWAGMGGVGSTLGLLLGGAVVDRIGWHWGFLLQVPITATMLVLCVVLLPADRATDRPRTMDIAGALTVTAGLGLIVYTVAEAPAVGWTSARTLGMTAVALAALALFVVVESRSAAPLLPLRMLRSRLRLGGNVVIFVVTAIAFSMTYLYALYAQQVLGYSPLRYAIAGAVFPLTVIVAAYLGQLVLHRVGYRPIAVLGTLLFGAGSLLFTRVAVDSPYFGLSFFGLVLLGAGLGTGTLAASAAALTDVDAREAGLASGVNAATVMIGGGLGVAVVATIAASRTGDATSPEALTEGFRAGFTASVVISAVGLVLAVALLGSRRRGSRTTGVPLTIPQPRSGDTDLPSLQSTESFQSTESLQPNRKVTP from the coding sequence GTGGGCCTGCCGTCCATCCAGCGCGATTTCGGCCTGTCCGCCACCGATACACAGTGGATAGTCAGCGCCGCCCTGCTCGCCTGGGGCGGGCTGCTGCTGCTTGGCGGGCGCACCGCCGACTACTTCGGCCGGCGCCGGGTCTTCATGCTCGGCCTCGCCCTGTTCCTCGTCACCTCGCTGCTGTCCGGCCTGGCGTGGAACGGCGGCGTGCTGATCGCGATGCGGGCGCTGCACGGCGTGTCCGCGGCCCTGATGTATCCGACGGCGCTGTCGATACTGGCGAACACGTTCACCGAGGGCCGGCCGCGCAACCGGGCGCTGGCGTTCTGGGCGGGCATGGGAGGCGTCGGATCCACCCTGGGCCTGTTGCTGGGCGGGGCGGTGGTCGACCGGATCGGCTGGCACTGGGGCTTCCTCCTGCAGGTGCCGATCACCGCGACGATGCTGGTGTTGTGCGTGGTCCTGCTGCCCGCCGACCGCGCGACCGACCGGCCCCGGACGATGGACATCGCCGGCGCGCTGACCGTCACGGCCGGCCTCGGCTTGATCGTTTACACGGTCGCCGAGGCACCCGCGGTGGGCTGGACCAGCGCGCGGACCCTCGGCATGACCGCCGTCGCGCTGGCCGCCCTGGCCCTGTTCGTGGTCGTCGAGTCGCGGTCGGCGGCGCCGCTGTTGCCGTTGCGGATGCTGCGGTCCCGGCTGCGGCTCGGCGGCAACGTGGTCATTTTCGTCGTCACCGCGATCGCCTTCTCGATGACGTATCTGTACGCGCTCTACGCCCAGCAGGTCCTGGGGTATTCGCCGCTGCGGTACGCCATCGCGGGCGCGGTCTTCCCGCTCACCGTCATCGTGGCGGCGTACCTCGGCCAGCTGGTGCTGCACCGCGTCGGGTACCGCCCGATCGCGGTGCTCGGGACGCTGCTGTTCGGCGCCGGTTCGCTCCTGTTCACCCGGGTGGCCGTGGACTCGCCGTACTTCGGGCTGAGCTTCTTCGGCCTGGTCCTGCTCGGCGCGGGCCTGGGCACCGGCACGCTGGCCGCCTCGGCTGCCGCACTGACCGATGTGGACGCCCGGGAGGCCGGCCTGGCATCGGGCGTCAACGCCGCCACGGTCATGATCGGCGGCGGGCTCGGCGTGGCCGTGGTGGCGACCATCGCGGCGTCGCGGACCGGCGACGCGACCTCGCCCGAGGCGCTCACCGAGGGCTTCCGGGCCGGGTTCACCGCCAGCGTCGTGATATCCGCCGTGGGACTGGTGCTCGCCGTGGCGCTGCTCGGCTCCCGGCGGCGCGGGAGCCGGACCACGGGCGTCCCGCTCACCATTCCCCAGCCTCGGTCCGGCGACACCGATCTGCCGTCGCTTCAGTCAACCGAGTCGTTTCAGTCAACCGAGTCGTTGCAGCCAAACCGAAAGGTGACGCCATGA